The Raphanus sativus cultivar WK10039 chromosome 2, ASM80110v3, whole genome shotgun sequence DNA segment TGCATCCTACGACAGCAAATATGACAAACCTGGAGGTCGCAAAGGTTTTCACCGTTGTGAGCCTCACTGAACCGCTCCCGGAAGCAGTCAATGCACAGTTCGAGTCTGGAGAGGTAGTTCGGGTTGGAGTTTCTTGCCCCTGGCTGCCTCCAACTTGTTCTTTCTGCAAGGAAACTGGGCACACGATCCGTCGATGTCCCTCTGCTCCTATCACTTGTGAAAACTGCAAATCGACCTCTCATGTCACAGACTTATGCCCTCGGGGGAAGAAATCTGTTGTGCCTGATAACTCTACCTCTGATAAAGAGCTAACCACTGCACAACAGAAGCGcaaacagaagaagaaggaggctAGGCAGCGTAAGAAAGCAAAATTGGCTGCTGCCAAGTTAGCCGCCACTACCAAGGATTCCCCTCGTACTGCTAAGGACTACCTAACTGATCCCTCTGcatcttaaaaaaaaagcaaacgcAAAACGTGGTTCGGGGAAAAAGACAGCTAAAGCGGACTCCTCTTCGGATTCTGAACTCGGCTCTTCATCTCGCTCAGACACTAGTGGGTCAGAACACAAACCggaatcatcatcatcctcagaATCAGAGTCAGACTCAGAAGATATAGCTGAGGAAAAGCAGTCAGTTGAAGCAAATGAGTATACTCAGGTTCTGTCAAAAGAGCAGAAGCGGCTCTTGGAAAAGCGCAGGGGGAAGCTCCCCAAACAACCCCAGCTCTGATATGGCGATCGACACTTTTTGTTGGAACATAAGAAGCtttaataatagtataaagaggAGAAGTTTTAGGAGATGGCTCAGAAGTAGGAAGCCCCTTTTTGGTAGTTTAATCGAGACTCGTGTGAGGATTCACAAGTCTTCGAAGTATATACAATCCTCTTTTCCAGGATGGAATTTTTGTGGCAAACTATGAATTTTCTGACCTTGGCAGGATATGGGTAACCTGGGACTCCTCAGTCAGCCTATCTATCCACTCCAAGTCAAAGCAGATGGTTACTTGCATTGTAAGGCTCCCGAACTCAGACTCTGAAGTTGATGTCTCTTACGTTTATGGGGTAAACTGTAAGAATGGTAGAGAGTTGCTATGGGATGAGCTTCGCTCTCTGTCAACAGATCCGATTGTCTCGTCAAAGGCATGGATGGTTTTGGGTGATTTCAACCAAACAGTGAATCCGGTGGATAGCTCTACGGGTAGCACCAGAATATCAAAGGGTATGACTCAGTTCCGGGATTACATTGCTGACTCTGGTCTGTCTGATCTCACCTTCAGAGGCTCTCACTACACTTGGTCAAATAACCAGACAGCAAAACCGCTCGCCAAAAAGCTTGATAGGATCCTAGTGAATGACACTTGGATGCTCTCCTTTCCAATTTCGTACGGACACTTCGGGATATGGACTTCTCAGATCATTCCCCATGTTCTGTAATCATTGGAAACCGTGTCAAGGCAAAGACTCCGTTCAAGATTTCCCACTTTTTGTTGGACCATGAAGATTTCATGCCCCGGTTAAAAGACTTTTGGGAGAACTCTGGTGTTGTAGGGACAGCTAtgttcaagatatcaaagaaacTTAAGCTGCTAAAACCGGTCATCAAAGATATAAACAGAGCTCATTACTCTGACTTAGAGAAGAGGGTGCAACAATCTCACGAAGACTTGCTAACTGCTCAGGCTGCGTTTTTCTCTGATCCGTCGGTTAACTCAGCAGAACAACAAAAGCAAGCTCATAGCTCCTGGTTTAATCTGGCAAAAGCTGAAGAAAAGTTTTTATACCAAAAATCTCGTGTAACTTGGGCAAGACTAGGAGATGGCAACTCCTCTCTCTTTGACCGATTTGTACAAGCTAGAAGGGCAGGGAACCAGATCCATTACCTAATCGATGATCAAAACAATCGGCTTGAACATATCGCAGATATTAAAAGCCATTGTGTTGATTACTACTCCAGCCTTCTCAGAACAGCTTCTCCAACTCTGTCGGCAGAAGCTATAGGAGAGATCAGTCGGCTTACGTCGTTCCGATGTGATAACGTCTGCAAAGAAATGCTTATGGCTCCTGTCTCTCAAGCTGAGATTCAAACAGAGGTGTTCAGTCTCCCGAAGAATAAAGCGCCTGGTCCGGATGGGTACACAGGTGAATTATACAGGAAAGCTTGGCCTGTGATTGGGAAGGAATTTACGGAAGCTGTTCAGGAGTTTTTCGCATCTGGGCATATTCTCAAACAGTGGAATGCTACAGCTATTACACTGGTCCCTAAGTCTACGGAAGTCGATCGAGTGAGTGGTTTCAGACCCATCTCTTGTTGTAATGCAGTTTACAAAGTCGTCTCCAAAATCTTAGTCAGGCGGTTGGAAAAGTTGCTCCCAGATTTAATCTCTCCGTTTCAGTCTGCTTTTGTTAAAGGGCGACTTCTGGTGGAGAATGTGCTTCTAGCCACTGAAATGGTTCAGGGATTTGGTACCAAGAACAGCACTCCGAGAGGCTTGCTAAAGGTTGACATTAGAAAGGCGTTTGATTCAGTTGGCTGGCCGTTCATACTCCAGGTTCTTCAAGCGGAAGAGTTTCCAAGTGTTTTCATAAACTGGATAAGGAATTGTATCACTACAACATCCTTTATATAAATGTGAATGGTGAGTTGTGTGGGTATTTTCAGGGGAAATGCGGCCTAAGGCAAGGGGATCCGATTAGCCCAGCCCTATTCATCATCGCCATGGAGGTTTTCTCTGCCCTACTCAGCGAAAAGTTTGACGAGGGGTTGATTGGGTACCATCCGTTAAGACTCAACCCGAAGGTCTCCCATTTGTGTTTTGCGGATGACTTGATGATCTTCTTCGATGGAAAGTGCAGCTCCCTCAATGGCATTTCGAAGGCTCTTGATGACTTTCGAGAACTTTCTGGTTTGGGTCTTAACAAGGAGAAGACTTCTCTCTTTCACTCTGGCCTGGATTCCACCGAAGAGACAGCTATCTCCAACTGTGGCTTCCACAAGGGCATTCTACCCATTAGATACCTTGGGCTCCCTCTTCACAGCAGGCGACTCAGGAAATCAGAATACTCTCCTCTCATTGACAACATCAAAAGGCGTCTCCAGAGTT contains these protein-coding regions:
- the LOC108829847 gene encoding uncharacterized protein LOC108829847, giving the protein MGKHKSPSRIPPSIAAKIRAQSTSPDPPPRSSPGSDETVPQSKVPANVTASAPPTTSQGHVEPPQEGSVVGTPEVDASASNSKPSSVLPLDTEVNSTAKTSWRDKVKGSPSRLSKKGTPFQLESGEWCITIPNAIVEKNLKKWDSFIVGHFNGNMPSHGALHAILNGIWSFKNRDITVSKLGPKIVLIKVPCPATRCRVLLQGIWNIEGQTMFVTDYSPRVSPTMPELVEAPVWLELRGVPPHFFNEESLERIAGLVGDPLYLHPTTANMTNLEVAKVFTVVSLTEPLPEAVNAQFESGEVVRVGVSCPWLPPTCSFCKETGHTIRRCPSAPITCENCKSTSHVTDLCPRGKKSVVPDNSTSDKELTTAQQKRKQKKKEARQRKKAKLAAAKLAATTKDSPPNAKRGSGKKTAKADSSSDSELGSSSRSDTSGSEHKPESSSSSESESDSEDIAEEKQSVEANEYTQDGIFVANYEFSDLGRIWVTWDSSVSLSIHSKSKQMVTCIVRLPNSDSEVDVSYVYGVNCKNGRELLWDELRSLSTDPIVSSKAWMVLGDFNQTVNPVDSSTGSTRISKGMTQFRDYIADSGLSDLTFRGSHYTWSNNQTAKPLAKKLDRILVNDTWMLSFPISYGHFGIWTSQIIPHVL